From one Streptococcus pneumoniae genomic stretch:
- a CDS encoding PRD domain-containing protein yields MYRIVQSLNNNAALVKNERGEQSVVMGMGVAFQNKKGDLVNAHKIEKVFSLKNSESKDHFLMLLKDIPLDFITVTYQAIDQLSHQYDYPVQDYIYVTLTTHVHCAYKAVLDQTYQESRLPSMLEEYPIEHQIAADALAIFRERILEELPNDEIGRIALHFINAKGEKAEEQVLKVETLQLLLSLVEKELTEHGILRTKENSKFYDRLMIHLTYFIRYADKEKDSTSSLEQMVATMKLAYPEAYALGEKIHELIAHELGLAPNEGEKMYIVLHIQRLL; encoded by the coding sequence ATGTATCGTATTGTACAATCTTTAAATAATAATGCGGCTTTAGTCAAGAATGAACGAGGCGAGCAGTCAGTTGTTATGGGAATGGGAGTTGCCTTTCAAAATAAAAAGGGAGACTTAGTCAACGCTCATAAGATTGAAAAAGTGTTTTCGCTAAAAAATTCCGAATCAAAAGATCATTTCTTGATGCTGTTAAAAGATATTCCGCTAGATTTTATCACGGTGACCTACCAAGCTATTGATCAGCTATCCCATCAGTATGATTATCCTGTACAAGATTATATTTATGTTACATTAACCACTCATGTCCATTGTGCCTATAAGGCAGTCTTAGACCAGACCTATCAGGAAAGCAGGCTTCCTAGCATGTTAGAAGAGTATCCTATCGAACATCAGATTGCGGCAGATGCTCTCGCTATTTTCCGAGAGAGAATCTTAGAGGAATTGCCAAATGATGAAATCGGCAGAATCGCTCTTCACTTTATCAATGCAAAGGGTGAGAAGGCAGAAGAACAAGTCTTGAAAGTGGAGACCTTGCAACTACTTCTATCTTTGGTCGAAAAAGAACTAACAGAGCATGGTATTTTGCGAACGAAAGAAAATAGCAAATTTTACGACCGCTTGATGATTCACTTGACCTATTTTATCCGCTATGCAGATAAGGAAAAGGACAGTACCTCATCATTAGAACAAATGGTAGCAACCATGAAACTAGCCTATCCCGAGGCTTACGCTCTAGGGGAGAAAATTCATGAATTGATTGCACACGAATTGGGCCTGGCCCCAAATGAAGGCGAAAAAATGTACATTGTCCTTCATATTCAACGGTTACTATAA
- a CDS encoding PTS lactose/cellobiose transporter subunit IIA, which translates to MNREEITLLGFEIVAFAGDARSKLLEALNAAQQGEFDRAEQLIAAANECIVEAHHAQTSLLQKEAQGEDLAFSVTLMHGQDHLMTTLLLKDMMSHMLELYKRGN; encoded by the coding sequence ATGAACAGAGAAGAAATTACATTACTTGGTTTTGAAATTGTTGCCTTTGCAGGAGATGCTAGATCCAAATTATTGGAGGCCTTGAACGCAGCTCAGCAAGGTGAGTTCGATCGTGCAGAGCAGTTGATTGCAGCAGCTAATGAATGTATCGTAGAAGCCCACCATGCACAGACCAGCCTTCTGCAAAAAGAGGCTCAAGGAGAGGACTTAGCCTTTAGTGTGACATTGATGCACGGTCAGGATCACTTGATGACAACCCTCTTGTTGAAAGACATGATGTCGCACATGCTTGAATTGTATAAGAGAGGAAACTAA
- the sstT gene encoding serine/threonine transporter SstT: protein MKKIMHAWKKSSLIKRIAIGILIGAILGLALPKFTAIGILGDLFVGGLKAIAPLLVFALVANALSQHKKGQETNMKTIIILYLFGTFAAALVAVASNYLFPLTLDLSASEGTDIAPPDGIGQVLSNLLLRLVDNPVNAIITANYIGILSWAVVFGLAMREASKTSKELLQTMASVTSKIVEWIINLAPFGILGLVFKTISDKGIQVLASYSVLLAVLVGNMLFVALVINPLIAFVMMRKNPYPLVFQCLKVSGITAFFTRSSAANIPVNMKLCEELGLDKDTYSVSIPLGATINMAGAAITINVLTLAAANTLGIQVDFATALVLSVVAAVSACGASGVAGGSLLLVPVACSLFGIPNELSIQVVGVGFIIGVLQDSCETALNSSTDVLFTAVAEMSAWKSKQ, encoded by the coding sequence ATGAAAAAAATCATGCATGCTTGGAAGAAGTCAAGCTTGATCAAGAGGATCGCGATTGGCATCTTGATTGGTGCAATCTTAGGGCTTGCCCTTCCTAAATTCACTGCCATTGGGATTTTAGGGGACTTGTTTGTCGGTGGTTTGAAAGCTATTGCACCACTTCTCGTCTTTGCACTTGTTGCCAATGCTCTTTCTCAACACAAAAAAGGCCAAGAGACCAATATGAAAACCATCATTATCCTCTATCTCTTTGGCACCTTTGCCGCAGCCTTGGTCGCTGTGGCATCTAACTATCTCTTTCCTTTGACGCTTGATTTATCAGCTTCTGAAGGAACTGATATTGCACCACCAGACGGAATTGGACAGGTCTTAAGCAACCTGCTCTTACGCCTCGTGGACAATCCTGTCAATGCCATCATCACGGCAAATTACATCGGAATCCTATCTTGGGCTGTGGTTTTTGGACTTGCCATGCGCGAAGCTAGTAAAACGAGCAAGGAATTGCTCCAAACCATGGCTAGTGTCACATCAAAAATTGTCGAATGGATTATCAACCTCGCTCCTTTTGGGATTCTAGGCTTGGTCTTTAAGACCATTTCTGACAAGGGAATCCAAGTCCTCGCTAGTTATAGCGTACTATTAGCTGTACTCGTTGGCAATATGCTCTTTGTAGCCCTTGTCATCAATCCCTTGATCGCTTTTGTCATGATGCGTAAAAATCCCTATCCACTGGTGTTTCAATGTTTGAAGGTCAGCGGAATCACTGCCTTTTTCACGCGCAGTTCTGCTGCTAACATCCCTGTCAATATGAAGCTCTGTGAAGAGTTAGGACTAGACAAGGATACCTACTCAGTATCCATCCCGCTCGGTGCAACCATCAATATGGCAGGAGCGGCTATTACCATCAATGTCTTGACCCTCGCTGCAGCCAACACTCTTGGTATTCAAGTAGATTTTGCCACAGCCCTAGTCCTAAGCGTGGTCGCTGCGGTCTCTGCCTGTGGAGCGTCGGGTGTCGCAGGAGGCTCGCTTCTCCTTGTACCCGTAGCTTGTAGCCTCTTTGGTATTCCAAATGAACTCTCAATCCAAGTCGTGGGAGTCGGCTTTATCATCGGTGTCCTCCAAGATTCCTGTGAAACAGCCCTCAACTCCTCAACTGATGTTCTCTTTACAGCCGTTGCAGAAATGAGCGCTTGGAAATCTAAACAATAA
- a CDS encoding lactose-specific PTS transporter subunit EIIC, which yields MNTLIAQIEKGKPFFEKVSRNIYLRAIRDGFIAAMPAILFSSVFLLIAYVPNIFNFTWSDEYEDMIMKPYNYTMGVVAVLVAGTTAKSLTDSINRSLPKTNQINFISTMIAAISAFLLLAADGIEGGFANGYMGTKGLLTAFLAAFVTVNVYRVCVKNNVTIRMPEEVPPNISQVFKDIIPYGLSILGIYAIDIAVRQAVGTSVAEAILKLFEPLFTAADGYLGITIIFGAYALFWFVGIHGPSIVEPAIAAITYANIETNFQLLQAGQHADKVLTSGTQMFIVTMGGTGATLVVPFMFMWLCKSERNKAIGRASVVPTFFGVNEPILFGAPIVLNPVFFIPFIMAPIANVWIFKFFVDNLGMNSFSVNLPWTTPGPLGIVMGTNFAPLAIILAVLLVVVDVVIYYPFLKVYDHQILADEASGKENSQLQEKVAANFNTAKADAILERSLSDKTITKETNVLVLCAGGGTSGLLANALTKAAKEYGVPVTAAAGSYGAHREILPEYDLVILAPQVASNYADMKQETDALNIRLAKTEGAEYIKLTRDGKGALAFVKQQLED from the coding sequence ATGAATACGCTAATTGCACAAATTGAAAAGGGCAAGCCATTCTTTGAAAAAGTTTCGCGTAATATCTACTTGCGTGCTATTCGGGACGGCTTTATCGCTGCTATGCCAGCCATCCTATTTTCGAGTGTCTTCTTGCTCATCGCCTATGTACCAAATATTTTTAACTTTACTTGGTCGGATGAATATGAAGATATGATTATGAAGCCCTATAACTATACCATGGGGGTTGTAGCAGTGCTGGTCGCAGGAACGACAGCTAAATCCTTGACCGACAGTATCAACCGTAGTCTACCAAAGACCAACCAAATCAACTTTATTTCGACCATGATTGCAGCTATCTCAGCTTTCTTGCTCCTTGCTGCAGACGGCATTGAGGGTGGATTTGCCAATGGCTACATGGGTACAAAAGGCCTCTTGACAGCCTTTTTAGCAGCCTTTGTGACAGTTAATGTCTATCGTGTCTGTGTGAAAAACAATGTTACTATTCGCATGCCTGAAGAAGTACCACCCAATATTTCACAGGTCTTTAAAGATATTATTCCATATGGCTTATCAATTTTAGGAATTTATGCGATTGATATTGCTGTTCGACAAGCAGTAGGAACAAGCGTAGCTGAGGCTATCTTAAAACTCTTTGAACCCTTGTTTACAGCAGCAGACGGATACCTTGGTATTACCATTATCTTTGGTGCCTATGCCCTCTTCTGGTTTGTCGGTATCCATGGTCCTTCTATTGTTGAACCTGCCATTGCAGCCATTACCTATGCCAATATTGAAACCAATTTCCAATTGCTCCAAGCAGGTCAGCATGCTGATAAGGTCTTGACTTCTGGTACTCAGATGTTTATTGTTACTATGGGTGGTACAGGAGCAACTCTGGTCGTGCCATTCATGTTCATGTGGTTGTGTAAATCCGAGCGAAATAAGGCAATTGGGCGTGCCTCAGTTGTTCCGACCTTCTTTGGAGTTAACGAGCCGATTCTATTTGGTGCCCCAATCGTCCTTAATCCAGTTTTCTTCATTCCCTTCATTATGGCACCAATCGCCAATGTTTGGATTTTCAAGTTCTTCGTGGATAACTTAGGAATGAACAGTTTCAGCGTAAACTTGCCATGGACAACGCCTGGCCCACTCGGGATTGTCATGGGAACCAATTTTGCACCTCTAGCCATTATTCTTGCAGTATTACTAGTGGTTGTCGATGTGGTGATTTACTATCCATTCTTAAAAGTTTATGATCATCAGATTTTAGCAGACGAAGCGTCTGGTAAGGAAAATAGCCAACTACAAGAAAAAGTCGCAGCTAATTTTAATACTGCAAAAGCAGATGCTATTCTCGAGCGTAGCCTTTCAGATAAAACAATCACAAAAGAAACCAATGTCTTGGTCTTGTGTGCGGGTGGTGGAACCAGTGGGTTATTAGCCAACGCTCTAACCAAAGCCGCTAAGGAATACGGTGTACCTGTAACAGCGGCTGCAGGAAGCTATGGAGCTCACCGTGAGATTTTGCCAGAGTACGACCTTGTCATTCTTGCCCCACAAGTGGCTTCAAACTACGCTGATATGAAGCAAGAAACAGATGCTTTGAACATTCGTCTAGCAAAGACTGAAGGGGCAGAGTACATCAAATTGACCCGCGACGGTAAGGGAGCGCTCGCTTTTGTCAAACAACAATTAGAAGACTAG